The Lutra lutra chromosome 1, mLutLut1.2, whole genome shotgun sequence genomic sequence accaaagacgtaaaggatctgtacttgtggaactatagaacactcatgaaagaaattgaagaagacacaaaagatggaaaGCCATTCCACgctcatgcattggaagaataaacattgttaaaatgtctatactgcccagagcagtctaaactttcaatgccatcccgatcaaaattccaccagcatttttcaaggagcaggagaaaacaatcctaaaatttgtatggaatcagaagagaccctgaatcgctaaggaaatgttgaaaaagaaaaacaaaactgggggcatcacgttgcctgatttcaagctttactacaaagctgtgattaccaagacagcatggaaatggcataaaaacagacacatagaccagtggaacagagtagagagcccagatatggaccctcaactctacggtcaaataatattcgacaaagcaggaaaacaatatacagtggaaaaaagacagtctcttcaaaaaatggtgttggggaaaattggacagctatgtgtagaagaatgaacctcgaccattctcttacaccgtacacaaagataaactcacaCACAGGCAATGAGGCAgtaatccatcagaatcctagaggagaacataggcagtaacctcttcgatatcagccacagcaagttctttcaagatatgtctccaaaggcaaaggaaacaaaagcaaaaatgaaattttgggacttcaccaagttcaaaagcttctgcacagcaaaggaaacagtcaacaaaacaaagaggcaacccacagaatgggagaaggtattcacaaatgacagtatagacaaagggctgatagccaagatctgtaaagaactcctcaaactcaacacacacaaaacagataatcatgtcagaaaacaggcagaagacatgaacagacactactccaaagaagacacaaatggctaacagacatgaaaaaatgttcataatcactagccatcagagagattcaaatcaaaaccacactgagataccaccttacaccaggtagaatggccaaaattaacaagacagtaaacaacatgtgctggagagaatgtggagaaaggggaaccctcttacactgttggtgggaatgcaagttggtgcagccactttggaaaacagtgtggagattcctcaagaatctccaaaaatagaacttccctatgaccctgcaattgcactactgggtatttaccccaaagatacagatgtagtggaaaaaaaagggccatctgtacccccaatgtttatagcagcaatggccatggtcgccaaactgtggaaagaaccaagatgcccttcaacggacgaatggataaggaagatgtggtccatatagactatggagtattatgcctccatcagaaaggatgaatacccaacttttgtagcaacatgaataggactggaagagattatgctgagtgaaataagtcaagcaaagagagtcaactatcatatggtttcacttatttgtggagcataacaaataacatggaggacatggggagatggagaggagaagggagttgagggaaactggaagaggaggtgaaccatgagagactatggactctgaaaaataacctgagggttttgaaggggcggggggtgggaggttgggggagccaggtggtaggtattaaggagggcacgtagtgcatggagcactgggtgtggtgcaaaaacaatgaatactgttacactgaaaagaaataaaaatttttttaaaaaaagaaagggaaaaaaataaataaataaatacacactgaGATAtgaccttacaccagttagagtggccaaaattaacaaaacagtaaacaacatatgttggagaggatgtggagaaaggggaaccctcttacactgttagtgggaatgcaagttggtgcagccaccttggaaaacaatACTTAGGAAATTAATActagagctcccctatgaccctgcaattgcactattgggtatttaccccaaacatagagatgtagtgaaaagaagggtcatctgtaccccaatgttgttagcagcaatggccacagttgccaaactgtggaaagatccaagatACCCTTCaccagacgaatggataaagaagatatggtccatcagaaaggatgaatacccaacttttgtagcaacatggaggggaatggaagagattatgctgagtgaaataagtcaagcagagtcaattatcatatggtttcacttatttgtggaacataacaaatagcatggaggacaaggggagatggagagtagaagggagttgagggaaattggaagggaggtgaaccatgagagatatggactctgaaaaacaatctgagggggttgaaggggcgggaggtgggaggttgagggaaccaggtggtgggtattggagagggcacggattgcatggagcactgggtgtggtgcaaaaacaatgaatactgttacgctgaaaagaaataaaaaattttaaaaaaaggaaagaaatactaaGGACCATAGCTCTTAATTAATAGtttgttattatgttattatcCTGCCGTAATACTTTATGTACTTTTCCATCCACTGTGACAGGGTTTTAATGCTTTAGTGTTCTTCTTACAAAAATTTGTTCTCTGTGAAGGTTCTGAGCTATAAGTCactgaaaatattatattaataaagacagatattcaagttaaaaaaatggaaaatcttccTTAGATCTATagttcctattaaaaaaaaaaaaagatatggtccatatatactatggagtattatccctccatcagaaaggatgaatatccaacttttgtatcaacatggacgggactcggagattatgctgagtgaaataagtcaagtaaagagagccaattatcatatggttttgcctatttgtggagcttaaggaataacatgaaggacatggaaagatggagaggagaagggaattgggggaaattggagggggagacgaaccatgagagactgtggactctgaggaactaactgagggttttggagggtaggaggttgggaggttgggtgaacctgttggtgggtattatggagggaatgtgttgcatggagcactgggtgtggtgcacaaacaatgaattctggaacactgacatttttaaaaaacaaaaatatgttttaaagttcCACTTTGTTCTTTACTACAACAACATGGTCTAGAGTCAATGCCTAGGCTTCTAACTAAATTTAGCATTGTATTTGTAATAGAGCTCTTCCTGTTTTTGCATCTCCTAAGTCTACAATACCAATTTCTGCCCTCCTTCTTCTTCACAGAACACATATCAATGCCTTGGGGTAGTAAATTCTGGTAGCAAGGAAGACTATTTGCTCCACCTCTGATCAGAATCACCTTCCTTTGTTTAACCCAAAGTGTATCTCTTCTTAATATAAAGATATGAGTTTGACCATCAAAGAAAAGTATCACACTTCCTAAAGACATAAGCATTCCTCTTCCCTTAGTCACATGACGTTTGTATATTCTACAGAGGGGATATTTGGTCTTCCTTAACTATGCCAAATTGTTTCTCTGTATTTCCCTCAATGGTTTTGACATTGATTTCATGAGCATTGTTTTGAGACATGGATTCTCATTATCCCTGGCTTCCATTAGAAATGTGTATTGATAAAATCATTCTGACAatcagcctgggtggctcagttggttaagcatctgcctttggctcaggtcatgatcttggggttctgggattgagccctgcattgtgctgcctgctcagaggggagtctgattctcccttttccctgccacttccccctctgcttgtgcacatgctctgcctaataaacaataaagtaaaatctttctgaaaaaagaaatgtgtattgaTAAAATTAGATGGTTATCCTAGATCTTTAGAGTCATTTATTCCATCATTCTTACTATTCACATACAATCTCACATGGAGattgagggaaaaaatatatattacatgtatcacatatatatatataaacaacatatatatatatatatgtatatatatatatatatatatatcattattatataCAACTCTCTCAAGCCAAAGTTAGATGGTGATAAATAATAAGTCAATTGTTAACAAGTCTATAGTGCTTCATGTATGTTATGCATTTTCTAAATGGTCTTcgtatatttacttatatattccCTACAACAATACTGTGATGAAATCACTATTATTATCCCCCTTTTACTTGTGATGTTAATGGATACAATATTAGTTAACTGAAAAAACAAAGCTCACCCAGCTAGTCAGGGTTGGAATCTGGGTTTAAACAAAGGCATCTGAATCTAGGGCACAAAATACTAAATCCTTCATAATTTTGCACTTCTGTAAATAAATGGTGAGAATAGTCCTGTTGGGATTGCTTACCCAGAGGATTCTTATTTCCTCTTGTTCACAATTTACATCAACAGGCTTTAGTGAGTTGAAACTCAAAAGCTGAATAAAAGCAAGTCATGTTTATGTAGAATTATTGTGGTTAAAATGATGATTCTAGAGATTGAAGAGGATGATGTGATGATTCatagaataatgaaaacaatactGTTGTCAgaatctcttatttttctttccagaaataacATTTGCTTTAACATTCACATGAAGATGAACGAATGTTCCAGTTATGTTGTCATTAGAAAATGCCTTTTATCTTTAAGCTGGTATAGGATCTCAGAAAAcacctcatttcttttcctccacatttcacttttctttgtgGGACTTAAGCCCAAGCTCACTGACCTGACCATTACCCACTTAGCTATAGTCCATATAATGATACTTCTCATCATGAGGTTCTTGTCTACAGACATTTGGTGACATGGGATGTCCAAAGTGACTTCAAATGTGGAGTGATTGTCTTCCTTAAGGTACTGAGGGGACTCTCTACTTGTACACCTGCCTCTTAAGTGTGCTTCAGGTCATCACCATCAGCCCCAGCAGCTCCTGACTGCTAAATTCAAACTTAAATCTCCAAATCCCATCCtgtgtttatttctcttcttataggTCCTGAACATATCCATCTGTAGCAACTTGTTCCTCTGTACTTTGACCACACCCAATAAGACCCAGGCTAGTCTTTTGTTCCTCATGGAGCACTGTTCCTTTCTGCCCATGAGCTAAACAGGGACCTATGTTTCACACTGATGGCATTCAGAGATGTCTTCTTCATGGGTCTTAGCTCCTGTCAGGTGCATACATGATAATTCTCTTAAGAAGACATAGGCAGCAGTCATAGCATCTTCACGGCAAGAGTCTCTCTCCAAGAAGCTCCCCAGGAAAATGGGCTATTCAGACAATTATGCTGCTGATTAGTTGTTTTGTGATCATATATTGTatggatttcatttcattttccatgGGCAAGACATGGACAAATGACCCAATCTTGTTATGTATATCCAGATGTCATGGCCAATGGTCATGACATCGTCAGTCCTTTGGTTCTAATCACTGgtgagaaacaataaaaattatgcaAACCATGTAGGGGAGGAAAGGTCAGTGTTTAACAAAACagcaatagaaatattttaagagaaaaatgtttccacTCTTGTTAGAGCAATCTTATGTTTCACagaattttctctctgaaaaaaattgattaaatatagcattaaaaattttctgtCATAACATGGTAATCTTAGTATCTATATGACTAAAAACTACATTGTAGATAATTtgggcagtctttttttttaaagatttatttatttatttgtcagacagagatcacaagtagtcagagaggcaggcagggagagaggaggaagcaggctccccgctaagcagagagcccaatgcggggctcaatcccaggaccctgggatcatgacctgagctggaagcagaggttttaacccactgagccacccaggtgccccttgggcaGTCTTTTTTTGAGAATTATGTTGTctaatgaaaattctttttatgaaagattgtttttttatctttttctaaattcCCTCCACTCTTGGTGGTTTTAATTTCTTGTATTAAactcttctgtattttcactaAAATGTGTCTATGTGTGGATATCCTTTCTATATTGATATTGTTATATACCTCTTATTAAGCCTTATTCCATGTAAGTGATTATCCTTCCTAGGAAGTTCTAAATCTTTATCACTTCAAatacttgttcttttttccccccagtattTGTGAAGTCCAATTCAGTGTGTGTTaaaccttattattttattttctatgttccttaatatttttcatattttccatcatATTTTCCATATGTTCTATGAACTAAATCCTGAATAATCTCTTCAACCTATTACTCCagttcactaattctctcttcagctgtGTTTAAACTGCTATTTCACACATCCATTAATagtgtattatatttattgtttattcctAAGagttagtttcattttttttaacctgcctggagtattttataattacatattttcttcatattttattagttttgtaTGTATGcctttctaaaaaatgttttactctACTTAATAATAAATATCTGATATCCATGgaaatataattccattttcatttttgagggctattcttagtattttaaaatttttaattatggcTTCATATTTGGCAAATTTTAATTCATAGGGAAACTGAAAATCCTAGTTGAGATGTATTTATCCAGTGAGGGGGGATTTGAATTATCTTCCTCCCAGTATATGACACAAGTCTGGGGAATTTTCAGATTAatcttttgtttagattttcCTGGACTCTACACACATGGGGATAAATTTGAACTCCAAGCCAACATAAAAGCAAGATTTTCTTCCCAAAAGAAGCCTACAAAGTAGTGGGGTAATTTCATTGTTAAGTTCCTTTACTAGATTTTCCAAGCTCACATTTTTGCTAAAGACATCAATCCTTTGGACACTGGCTTTATGTAGGAGTCCTGTTCCTCCTCTATGCCTTGTGTGGATTCATGATATTGTCACCTGTCTGCATATAGCGGTCAAGATCCCCATTTCTAGGTTCAATAAACAACTCAAGAAGaacctcattttctccatttcagaTTCCTCTTCATATTATCCCAAGGATTTCCCACAGTTTTGTAAActgttacacattttttaaaaggctgcttTGTACATGGTTTATAACACATTAGTGGTGGAAAGTTCTTCTGTGTTTCTAGTCTGTTTTATTACCAGAAGAACCACTACttgtatatgaaagaaaaaaatttttagactAACTATATAATACTTTGTTAGGCCACAATGTGTCATGAGAAATACCAATTTTGTGATATCTTTACAAATGCttcaaaaaaaattccagggATCTCTGTTTCCGTTTTTACCTCTTAATTTGGGAAGTGGTAtgttaaagaataataattattatattaaatagaaTTAACGCTATTAAAACCACCATTCAGCTTATTAAAAAATGGGAGTCTATTCATATATTTGAAGCCCCTGTGCATCTTTCTCTAAATGCATTgaaccaaaaatcaaaacaaaaaataaaaaagtcctcCCAAATGAATTGCTATCTTGattattacaattattttc encodes the following:
- the LOC125104058 gene encoding LOW QUALITY PROTEIN: vomeronasal type-1 receptor A11-like (The sequence of the model RefSeq protein was modified relative to this genomic sequence to represent the inferred CDS: inserted 2 bases in 2 codons); translated protein: MELLPSDTPPPGQSVLLPGIHHPYQPCQTKLQPDLDQEGAYCPKLTDLTITHLAIVHIMILLIMRFLSTDIWXTWDVQSDFKCGVIVFLKVLRGLSTCTXCLLSVLQVITISPSPEHIHLSSPGKWAIQTIMLLISCFVIIYCMDFISFSMGKTWTNDPILLCISRCHGQWS